In Micromonospora sp. WMMA1363, a genomic segment contains:
- a CDS encoding NAD(P)H-binding protein: MILVTGATGNVGRRVVERLVAAGYGVRATTRDPSHANLPAGVAAASADLADPESLRPHLDGVEAVFLIWPFVDPATAAHLAPRVADVLTGAGSPRVVYVSAAYAEVDPDSFWAVVERAISASGLPWTVLRPTGIATNTLGWAASIRAEGVVRWPYGAAARSLVHEDDIAAVAVEALTSERHDQRTYVLSGPETVTQAEQVRIIGDAIGRDLRWHDVPAQTIRPMLAATLGSPAFADAALASWAAFVQVPEQVTGDVAAVLGRPARTFTRWAADHAADFA, translated from the coding sequence ATGATCCTGGTAACCGGTGCGACGGGCAACGTCGGGCGGCGCGTCGTGGAGCGGCTGGTTGCCGCAGGCTACGGCGTACGCGCCACCACCCGCGACCCGAGCCACGCGAACCTGCCGGCGGGCGTGGCGGCGGCGAGCGCCGATCTCGCCGATCCGGAGAGCCTGCGCCCGCACCTGGACGGCGTCGAGGCCGTGTTCTTGATCTGGCCGTTCGTCGACCCCGCCACGGCCGCGCACCTCGCTCCGCGCGTCGCCGACGTGCTCACCGGTGCCGGGTCGCCCCGGGTCGTGTACGTGTCGGCCGCCTACGCCGAGGTCGACCCGGACTCGTTCTGGGCCGTGGTGGAGCGCGCCATCAGTGCGTCCGGCCTGCCCTGGACGGTGCTGCGGCCCACCGGAATCGCAACAAACACACTGGGCTGGGCAGCGTCGATCCGAGCCGAGGGCGTGGTGCGCTGGCCCTACGGCGCGGCGGCCCGCTCGCTCGTCCACGAGGACGACATCGCGGCAGTGGCAGTCGAGGCGTTGACCAGCGAGCGGCACGACCAGCGGACCTACGTGCTCAGCGGCCCGGAGACCGTCACCCAGGCCGAGCAGGTCCGCATCATCGGCGACGCGATCGGCCGCGACCTGCGCTGGCACGACGTGCCCGCCCAGACAATCCGCCCGATGCTGGCCGCGACGCTGGGCAGCCCCGCGTTCGCGGATGCGGCACTGGCCAGCTGGGCTGCCTTCGTGCAGGTGCCCGAGCAGGTGACCGGCGACGTTGCGGCGGTACTCGGGCGCCCCGCACGCACGTTCACCCGGTGGGCCGCCGACCACGCGGCCGACTTCGCCTGA
- the soxR gene encoding redox-sensitive transcriptional activator SoxR, whose amino-acid sequence MQNGMSFDWHEPGLTIGQVARRSGVAASAIRFYEAQGLVSSDRTAGNQRRYHGDVMCRLAMIEACQRVGLTLAEVGQALAALPSGRAPNRQDWDSLAERLRTEAQSRIDQLSQVLGELAPSAEPDPPEPDA is encoded by the coding sequence GTGCAGAACGGCATGTCTTTCGACTGGCACGAGCCTGGCCTGACCATCGGTCAGGTGGCGCGCCGCAGCGGCGTCGCCGCGTCAGCGATCCGGTTCTATGAGGCGCAGGGCCTCGTCAGCAGCGACCGTACGGCCGGTAACCAGCGCCGTTACCACGGCGATGTGATGTGCCGCCTGGCGATGATCGAGGCGTGCCAGCGGGTCGGCCTCACGTTGGCCGAGGTGGGCCAGGCCCTCGCAGCGCTGCCATCCGGCCGGGCGCCGAACCGACAGGACTGGGACTCGCTCGCCGAACGGCTACGCACCGAGGCCCAGTCTCGCATCGACCAGCTCAGCCAGGTGCTGGGTGAGCTTGCCCCGTCGGCTGAGCCCGACCCACCCGAGCCGGACGCCTGA
- a CDS encoding LLM class F420-dependent oxidoreductase, which translates to MECHVFTNPQQGASYEAVAGTAKAVEDLGLDGFFRSDHFVAMEGAAGMPGPTDAWVTLGALARETRRIRLGTLMTAATFRHPGLLAVTVAQVDQMSNGRVDFGLGTGWHEPEHRAHGIPFPALGERFDRFEEQLAIITGLWETPPDRLFSHDGQHYQLVESPALPKPAQHPRPPVIVGGTGPTRTPRLAARYADEFNHAFPTLEEIATQGARVDAACEKIGRAPSTLRRSAAVLLVCGRDAADVARRSEDVGGLFTPHMMEHGLVGSPTSVVERIGAFADAGISRLYLQTPSQFDVDHLEYFSQHVLPQLRT; encoded by the coding sequence ATGGAGTGCCACGTCTTCACCAACCCGCAGCAGGGGGCGAGCTACGAGGCCGTGGCTGGCACCGCGAAGGCTGTGGAGGACCTGGGGCTCGACGGCTTCTTCCGCTCAGATCACTTCGTGGCCATGGAAGGCGCCGCGGGGATGCCCGGCCCCACCGACGCCTGGGTGACCCTCGGGGCGCTCGCCCGGGAAACGCGGCGCATCCGGCTGGGCACGTTGATGACCGCGGCGACGTTCCGACACCCGGGCTTGTTGGCCGTCACGGTCGCCCAGGTCGATCAGATGAGCAATGGACGTGTCGACTTCGGGCTCGGCACCGGGTGGCACGAGCCTGAACACCGTGCCCACGGGATCCCCTTCCCCGCGCTCGGTGAGCGCTTCGATCGGTTCGAGGAGCAACTCGCGATCATCACCGGTTTGTGGGAGACCCCACCGGACAGGTTGTTCTCCCACGACGGGCAGCATTACCAGCTGGTCGAGTCACCCGCGTTGCCGAAGCCCGCGCAGCATCCACGTCCCCCGGTGATCGTCGGCGGCACCGGACCAACCAGGACGCCCCGCCTCGCGGCCCGATATGCCGACGAGTTCAACCACGCGTTTCCGACTCTCGAGGAGATCGCGACGCAGGGCGCACGCGTAGACGCGGCCTGCGAGAAGATCGGGCGCGCGCCATCGACCCTTCGCCGATCCGCCGCCGTCCTGCTCGTCTGCGGCCGCGACGCCGCCGACGTGGCCCGGCGCTCCGAGGACGTCGGTGGGCTCTTCACCCCCCACATGATGGAGCACGGCCTGGTGGGATCGCCGACGAGCGTCGTAGAACGCATCGGGGCGTTCGCCGACGCGGGGATCAGCCGTCTCTACCTCCAGACCCCGAGCCAGTTCGACGTTGACCACCTGGAGTACTTCAGCCAACACGTTCTGCCGCAGTTGCGGACGTGA
- a CDS encoding sugar phosphate isomerase/epimerase produces MSSNSSANRIRTGSCPDSWGVWYPDDPQQTPWPRFLDEVARAGYEWIEIGPYGYLPTDPARLADETAAHGLRVTAATVFSSVHRGRDGWEETWPRVVKNASLARALGGSHLVVVPAFWRDEKTGALLEEPSLTAAQWRDLTSLTERLARQVRDSFGLRLVVHPHVYTHINSDEVVTRFLDATDPDLVSLCLDIGHYTYFGGDSVSLIETYGPRIGYLHLKQVDPAVLAEVTAEDAPFGSAVARGVMCEPPDGVPSLERVLAAAQRLDTDLFAIVEQDMYPCPADKPFPIAERTRRLLRSYGV; encoded by the coding sequence ATGTCCTCGAACTCGTCAGCGAACCGAATCCGGACCGGATCGTGTCCGGACTCCTGGGGCGTGTGGTACCCGGACGACCCGCAGCAGACGCCCTGGCCACGCTTCCTCGACGAGGTCGCCCGAGCGGGCTACGAGTGGATCGAGATCGGCCCGTACGGCTATCTCCCGACAGACCCCGCCCGACTCGCCGACGAGACGGCGGCACACGGTCTGCGGGTCACGGCCGCCACGGTCTTCTCGAGCGTGCACCGAGGACGGGACGGCTGGGAGGAGACCTGGCCGCGGGTGGTGAAGAACGCTTCGCTCGCCCGTGCGCTTGGCGGGTCGCACCTCGTCGTGGTGCCGGCGTTCTGGCGCGACGAGAAGACCGGTGCGCTTCTCGAGGAGCCGTCTCTGACCGCGGCACAGTGGCGCGACCTGACCAGCCTGACCGAGCGTCTCGCCCGGCAGGTCCGGGACTCCTTCGGGCTGCGCCTCGTCGTTCATCCGCACGTCTACACCCACATCAACAGCGACGAGGTTGTCACCCGGTTCCTCGACGCGACGGACCCGGACCTGGTCTCCCTCTGCCTGGACATCGGGCACTACACCTACTTTGGCGGAGACAGCGTGAGCCTCATCGAGACCTACGGCCCGCGCATCGGTTACCTGCATCTCAAGCAGGTCGATCCGGCAGTCCTCGCCGAAGTCACCGCGGAGGACGCGCCGTTCGGGTCCGCCGTAGCCCGTGGGGTGATGTGCGAGCCGCCGGACGGAGTCCCGTCGCTGGAGCGGGTTCTGGCTGCGGCGCAACGACTCGACACCGACCTGTTCGCCATCGTCGAGCAGGACATGTACCCCTGCCCCGCGGACAAACCGTTTCCGATCGCCGAGCGGACCCGCCGGCTGCTGCGCTCCTACGGAGTGTGA
- a CDS encoding S-ribosylhomocysteine lyase: MRPSHDLDHRHVAPPYLRVVNEQTVPGTSQPVALWDFRVAQPNVSHVPGPVMHSLEHFLGTYARTHHPTIMNVAPMGCMTGLYVWTVGSWSFDELADVIADGLRSIADADEVPLANVVQCGWAEHHSLEGVKDLARRLLAQRNEWRDPGPDAHEVSAADLRELTAR, from the coding sequence ATGAGGCCATCACACGATCTGGATCACCGCCACGTGGCGCCTCCCTACCTGCGGGTCGTCAACGAGCAGACGGTGCCCGGTACGAGCCAGCCCGTCGCGCTGTGGGACTTCCGGGTGGCGCAGCCGAACGTGTCGCACGTGCCAGGACCAGTCATGCACTCGCTCGAACACTTCCTCGGAACGTATGCGCGCACGCATCACCCCACGATCATGAACGTCGCCCCGATGGGCTGCATGACAGGTCTCTATGTGTGGACCGTCGGGTCGTGGAGCTTCGATGAACTGGCGGATGTGATCGCCGACGGGCTGCGGTCCATCGCGGATGCCGATGAGGTCCCCCTCGCGAATGTCGTCCAATGCGGGTGGGCCGAGCACCACTCGTTGGAGGGGGTGAAGGACCTCGCCAGGCGGCTGCTCGCCCAGCGGAACGAGTGGCGGGACCCAGGCCCGGACGCCCATGAGGTGAGTGCGGCAGACCTCCGGGAACTCACGGCGCGATGA